From a region of the Tachypleus tridentatus isolate NWPU-2018 chromosome 1, ASM421037v1, whole genome shotgun sequence genome:
- the LOC143230641 gene encoding uncharacterized protein LOC143230641 isoform X4 — MGVTNKTEPKQEFQQIKPELESLSDPKSYLNNSCGKQSTKYHTIKKKFLFSESKSEKSVNPNIVNIFDKTLLWLNDKEKHKVFYSETNSCNKTVCEEELEINRDPKLNVRTHTEKKQHMCVVCGKQFVTQNNLKMHLRIHTGEKPYSCEVCTKRYQTSSQLKIHKRIHTGEKPYSCLVCSKSFAMSSYLQEHVRIHTGDKPYSCILCTKKCRSRSQLKVHQRIHTGEKPYACVVCNKKFRSKSQLNRHNKVHTGEKPYSCFVCGRKFVTNTCLQEHVRIHTGEKPYTCVLCNKGCRSNSQLKKHEKEHTGEKPYNCVVCDKTFVNKSHLNSHERLHTGEKPYKCVVCTKGFLINSQLKRHERVHTGEKPYTCVICDKKFRSKSQLNTHEKVHTGEKPYNCLVCGKRFKSKSQLNTHEKVHTGEKLYSCLVCGKRFVTNTWLQEHVRIHTGEKPYSCVVCAKGFRNNIQLNDHERVHTGEKPYICVVCSKGCRSSSQLKEHERVHTGEKPYICVVCSKGCRSNSQLKEHEKVHTGEKPFSCAVCSKEFRNKSNLNRHEKVHTGVKPYNCLVCNKTFESENELKRHERTHTGEKPYSCVVCGNGFRNNTQLKEHERIHTGEKPYSCVVCCKEFRSKSNLNRHEKLHTGDKPFNCLVCNKTFESEIELKRHERIHTEEKPYSCVVCGKEFKSKSNLNRHEKVHTGEKLNNCFVCNKIFMSDNELKKHERIHPGLYNVS; from the exons ATGGGTGTGACAAATAAAACTGAACCAAAACAGGAGTTTCAACAGATCAAACCtgagttagaaagtttatcaG atccAAAGTCATATTTGAACAACAGTTGTGGAAAGCAGTCGACTAAATAtcataccataaaaaaaaaatttctcttTTCCGAATCAAAGAGTGAGAAATCTGTAAAtccaaatattgttaatatatttgataaaacacTGTTGTggttaaatgacaaagaaaaacataaagtttTCTACAGTGAAACTAACTCATGCAATAAAACTGTTTGTGAAGAAGAGTTGGAAATAAATCGAGACCCAAAATTAAATGTAAGGACACACactgagaaaaaacaacacatgtGTGTAGTGTGTGGTAAACAGTTTGTGacacagaataatttaaaaatgcatctgagaatacacactggagagaaaccatacagttgtgagGTGTGTACAAAACGATATCAAACAAGCAGTCAGTTAAAAATACACAAGAgaatacatactggagagaaaccatacagctgTTTAGTTTGTAGTAAATCATTTGCAATGAGTTCCTATCTACAGGAACATGTGAGGATACACACTGGAGACAAACCATACAGCTGTATTTTGTGTACTAAAAAATGTCGAAGCAGGAGTCAACTGAAAGTACATCAAaggatacacactggggagaaaccatatgCTTGTGTGGtgtgtaataaaaaatttagaagTAAAAGTCAACTCAACAGACATAACAAGGtgcacactggagagaaaccatacagttgtttcGTGTGTGGAAGAAAATTTGTAACAAATACCTGTCTACAAGAACATGtgagaatacacactggagagaaaccatacactTGTGTGCTGTGTAATAAAGGATGTCGCAGCAATAGTCAGTTAAAAAAACATGAGAAAgaacacactggagagaaaccttacaattGTGTGGTTTGTGAcaaaacatttgtgaataaaaGTCATCTCAACAGCCATGAGAGgctacacactggagagaaaccgtACAAATGTGTAGTGTGTACAAAAGGATTTCTAATCAATAGTCAGTTAAAAAGGCACGAGAGAGTACACACTGGTGAAAAACCATACACATGtgtaatttgtgataaaaaatttagAAGTAAAAGTCAACTTAATACACATGAGAAGGtgcacactggagagaaaccttacaattGTTTAGTGTGTGGTAaaagatttaaaagtaaaagCCAACTCAACACACATGAGAAggtacacactggagagaaactaTACAGTTGTTTAGTGTGTGGAAAAAGATTTGTAACAAATACCTGGCTACAAGAACATGtgagaatacacactggagagaaaccatacagttgtgtggTGTGTGCTAAGGGATTTCGAAACAATATTCAGTTAAACGACCATGAGAGagtacatactggggagaaaccatacatcTGTGTGGTGTGTAGTAAGGGATGCCGAAGCAGTAGTCAGTTAAAAGAACATGAGAGagtacacactggagagaaaccatacatcTGTGTGGTGTGTAGTAAGGGATGCCGAAGCAATAGTCAGTTAAAAGAACATGAGAAAGTACACACTGGAGAAAAACCATTCAGTTGTGCAGTGTGTAGCAAagaatttagaaataaaagtaatcTTAACAGACACGAAAAGGTGCACACTGGAGTAAAACCGTACAATTGTTTAGtgtgtaataaaacatttgagAGTGAAAATGAACTTAAAAGACATGAGAGaacacatactggggagaaaccatacagttgtgtggTGTGTGGTAATGGATTCCGAAACAATACTCAGTTAAAAGAACATGAGAggatacatactggggagaaaccatacagttgtgtagtTTGTTGTAAAGAATTTAGAAGCAAAAGTAATCTTAACAGACATGAAAAACTGCACACTGGAGATAAACCATTCAACTGTTTAGtgtgtaataaaacatttgagAGTGAAATTGAACTTAAAAGACATGAGAGAATACATACCgaggagaaaccatacagttgtgtggTGTGTGGTAaagaatttaaaagtaaaagtaatcTTAACAGACATGAAAAGGTGCACACTGGAGAAAAACTGAACAACTgttttgtgtgtaataaaatattcatgagTGACAATGAACTTAAGAAACATGAGAGAATACATCCAGGGTTGTATAATGTGTCGTAA
- the LOC143230641 gene encoding uncharacterized protein LOC143230641 isoform X2, translating into MSFTLLQFQITVIVCLSAKLRSRLIALCPPYGVNHLIQRLTKEAVSPEEGSSVTVSEGKYDEIPKETENTVVKVKTEPSGYSTKDDIIYKFSESDNETVDCSQHDLMGVTNKTEPKQEFQQIKPELESLSDPKSYLNNSCGKQSTKYHTIKKKFLFSESKSEKSVNPNIVNIFDKTLLWLNDKEKHKVFYSETNSCNKTVCEEELEINRDPKLNVRTHTEKKQHMCVVCGKQFVTQNNLKMHLRIHTGEKPYSCEVCTKRYQTSSQLKIHKRIHTGEKPYSCLVCSKSFAMSSYLQEHVRIHTGDKPYSCILCTKKCRSRSQLKVHQRIHTGEKPYACVVCNKKFRSKSQLNRHNKVHTGEKPYSCFVCGRKFVTNTCLQEHVRIHTGEKPYTCVLCNKGCRSNSQLKKHEKEHTGEKPYNCVVCDKTFVNKSHLNSHERLHTGEKPYKCVVCTKGFLINSQLKRHERVHTGEKPYTCVICDKKFRSKSQLNTHEKVHTGEKPYNCLVCGKRFKSKSQLNTHEKVHTGEKLYSCLVCGKRFVTNTWLQEHVRIHTGEKPYSCVVCAKGFRNNIQLNDHERVHTGEKPYICVVCSKGCRSSSQLKEHERVHTGEKPYICVVCSKGCRSNSQLKEHEKVHTGEKPFSCAVCSKEFRNKSNLNRHEKVHTGVKPYNCLVCNKTFESENELKRHERTHTGEKPYSCVVCGNGFRNNTQLKEHERIHTGEKPYSCVVCCKEFRSKSNLNRHEKLHTGDKPFNCLVCNKTFESEIELKRHERIHTEEKPYSCVVCGKEFKSKSNLNRHEKVHTGEKLNNCFVCNKIFMSDNELKKHERIHPGLYNVS; encoded by the exons AACACAGTTGTCAAAGTTAAAACTGAACCAAGTGGTTATTCGACAAAGGATGACATTATTTACAAGTTCAGTGAGAGTGATAATGAAACTGTCGATTGTTCACAACATGACTTGATGGGTGTGACAAATAAAACTGAACCAAAACAGGAGTTTCAACAGATCAAACCtgagttagaaagtttatcaG atccAAAGTCATATTTGAACAACAGTTGTGGAAAGCAGTCGACTAAATAtcataccataaaaaaaaaatttctcttTTCCGAATCAAAGAGTGAGAAATCTGTAAAtccaaatattgttaatatatttgataaaacacTGTTGTggttaaatgacaaagaaaaacataaagtttTCTACAGTGAAACTAACTCATGCAATAAAACTGTTTGTGAAGAAGAGTTGGAAATAAATCGAGACCCAAAATTAAATGTAAGGACACACactgagaaaaaacaacacatgtGTGTAGTGTGTGGTAAACAGTTTGTGacacagaataatttaaaaatgcatctgagaatacacactggagagaaaccatacagttgtgagGTGTGTACAAAACGATATCAAACAAGCAGTCAGTTAAAAATACACAAGAgaatacatactggagagaaaccatacagctgTTTAGTTTGTAGTAAATCATTTGCAATGAGTTCCTATCTACAGGAACATGTGAGGATACACACTGGAGACAAACCATACAGCTGTATTTTGTGTACTAAAAAATGTCGAAGCAGGAGTCAACTGAAAGTACATCAAaggatacacactggggagaaaccatatgCTTGTGTGGtgtgtaataaaaaatttagaagTAAAAGTCAACTCAACAGACATAACAAGGtgcacactggagagaaaccatacagttgtttcGTGTGTGGAAGAAAATTTGTAACAAATACCTGTCTACAAGAACATGtgagaatacacactggagagaaaccatacactTGTGTGCTGTGTAATAAAGGATGTCGCAGCAATAGTCAGTTAAAAAAACATGAGAAAgaacacactggagagaaaccttacaattGTGTGGTTTGTGAcaaaacatttgtgaataaaaGTCATCTCAACAGCCATGAGAGgctacacactggagagaaaccgtACAAATGTGTAGTGTGTACAAAAGGATTTCTAATCAATAGTCAGTTAAAAAGGCACGAGAGAGTACACACTGGTGAAAAACCATACACATGtgtaatttgtgataaaaaatttagAAGTAAAAGTCAACTTAATACACATGAGAAGGtgcacactggagagaaaccttacaattGTTTAGTGTGTGGTAaaagatttaaaagtaaaagCCAACTCAACACACATGAGAAggtacacactggagagaaactaTACAGTTGTTTAGTGTGTGGAAAAAGATTTGTAACAAATACCTGGCTACAAGAACATGtgagaatacacactggagagaaaccatacagttgtgtggTGTGTGCTAAGGGATTTCGAAACAATATTCAGTTAAACGACCATGAGAGagtacatactggggagaaaccatacatcTGTGTGGTGTGTAGTAAGGGATGCCGAAGCAGTAGTCAGTTAAAAGAACATGAGAGagtacacactggagagaaaccatacatcTGTGTGGTGTGTAGTAAGGGATGCCGAAGCAATAGTCAGTTAAAAGAACATGAGAAAGTACACACTGGAGAAAAACCATTCAGTTGTGCAGTGTGTAGCAAagaatttagaaataaaagtaatcTTAACAGACACGAAAAGGTGCACACTGGAGTAAAACCGTACAATTGTTTAGtgtgtaataaaacatttgagAGTGAAAATGAACTTAAAAGACATGAGAGaacacatactggggagaaaccatacagttgtgtggTGTGTGGTAATGGATTCCGAAACAATACTCAGTTAAAAGAACATGAGAggatacatactggggagaaaccatacagttgtgtagtTTGTTGTAAAGAATTTAGAAGCAAAAGTAATCTTAACAGACATGAAAAACTGCACACTGGAGATAAACCATTCAACTGTTTAGtgtgtaataaaacatttgagAGTGAAATTGAACTTAAAAGACATGAGAGAATACATACCgaggagaaaccatacagttgtgtggTGTGTGGTAaagaatttaaaagtaaaagtaatcTTAACAGACATGAAAAGGTGCACACTGGAGAAAAACTGAACAACTgttttgtgtgtaataaaatattcatgagTGACAATGAACTTAAGAAACATGAGAGAATACATCCAGGGTTGTATAATGTGTCGTAA
- the LOC143230641 gene encoding uncharacterized protein LOC143230641 isoform X1, which produces MEVLKNLNMKIELIPNEENVSSEVKFLENEKGNRKMPPCMTKEAVSPEEGSSVTVSEGKYDEIPKETENTVVKVKTEPSGYSTKDDIIYKFSESDNETVDCSQHDLMGVTNKTEPKQEFQQIKPELESLSDPKSYLNNSCGKQSTKYHTIKKKFLFSESKSEKSVNPNIVNIFDKTLLWLNDKEKHKVFYSETNSCNKTVCEEELEINRDPKLNVRTHTEKKQHMCVVCGKQFVTQNNLKMHLRIHTGEKPYSCEVCTKRYQTSSQLKIHKRIHTGEKPYSCLVCSKSFAMSSYLQEHVRIHTGDKPYSCILCTKKCRSRSQLKVHQRIHTGEKPYACVVCNKKFRSKSQLNRHNKVHTGEKPYSCFVCGRKFVTNTCLQEHVRIHTGEKPYTCVLCNKGCRSNSQLKKHEKEHTGEKPYNCVVCDKTFVNKSHLNSHERLHTGEKPYKCVVCTKGFLINSQLKRHERVHTGEKPYTCVICDKKFRSKSQLNTHEKVHTGEKPYNCLVCGKRFKSKSQLNTHEKVHTGEKLYSCLVCGKRFVTNTWLQEHVRIHTGEKPYSCVVCAKGFRNNIQLNDHERVHTGEKPYICVVCSKGCRSSSQLKEHERVHTGEKPYICVVCSKGCRSNSQLKEHEKVHTGEKPFSCAVCSKEFRNKSNLNRHEKVHTGVKPYNCLVCNKTFESENELKRHERTHTGEKPYSCVVCGNGFRNNTQLKEHERIHTGEKPYSCVVCCKEFRSKSNLNRHEKLHTGDKPFNCLVCNKTFESEIELKRHERIHTEEKPYSCVVCGKEFKSKSNLNRHEKVHTGEKLNNCFVCNKIFMSDNELKKHERIHPGLYNVS; this is translated from the exons AACACAGTTGTCAAAGTTAAAACTGAACCAAGTGGTTATTCGACAAAGGATGACATTATTTACAAGTTCAGTGAGAGTGATAATGAAACTGTCGATTGTTCACAACATGACTTGATGGGTGTGACAAATAAAACTGAACCAAAACAGGAGTTTCAACAGATCAAACCtgagttagaaagtttatcaG atccAAAGTCATATTTGAACAACAGTTGTGGAAAGCAGTCGACTAAATAtcataccataaaaaaaaaatttctcttTTCCGAATCAAAGAGTGAGAAATCTGTAAAtccaaatattgttaatatatttgataaaacacTGTTGTggttaaatgacaaagaaaaacataaagtttTCTACAGTGAAACTAACTCATGCAATAAAACTGTTTGTGAAGAAGAGTTGGAAATAAATCGAGACCCAAAATTAAATGTAAGGACACACactgagaaaaaacaacacatgtGTGTAGTGTGTGGTAAACAGTTTGTGacacagaataatttaaaaatgcatctgagaatacacactggagagaaaccatacagttgtgagGTGTGTACAAAACGATATCAAACAAGCAGTCAGTTAAAAATACACAAGAgaatacatactggagagaaaccatacagctgTTTAGTTTGTAGTAAATCATTTGCAATGAGTTCCTATCTACAGGAACATGTGAGGATACACACTGGAGACAAACCATACAGCTGTATTTTGTGTACTAAAAAATGTCGAAGCAGGAGTCAACTGAAAGTACATCAAaggatacacactggggagaaaccatatgCTTGTGTGGtgtgtaataaaaaatttagaagTAAAAGTCAACTCAACAGACATAACAAGGtgcacactggagagaaaccatacagttgtttcGTGTGTGGAAGAAAATTTGTAACAAATACCTGTCTACAAGAACATGtgagaatacacactggagagaaaccatacactTGTGTGCTGTGTAATAAAGGATGTCGCAGCAATAGTCAGTTAAAAAAACATGAGAAAgaacacactggagagaaaccttacaattGTGTGGTTTGTGAcaaaacatttgtgaataaaaGTCATCTCAACAGCCATGAGAGgctacacactggagagaaaccgtACAAATGTGTAGTGTGTACAAAAGGATTTCTAATCAATAGTCAGTTAAAAAGGCACGAGAGAGTACACACTGGTGAAAAACCATACACATGtgtaatttgtgataaaaaatttagAAGTAAAAGTCAACTTAATACACATGAGAAGGtgcacactggagagaaaccttacaattGTTTAGTGTGTGGTAaaagatttaaaagtaaaagCCAACTCAACACACATGAGAAggtacacactggagagaaactaTACAGTTGTTTAGTGTGTGGAAAAAGATTTGTAACAAATACCTGGCTACAAGAACATGtgagaatacacactggagagaaaccatacagttgtgtggTGTGTGCTAAGGGATTTCGAAACAATATTCAGTTAAACGACCATGAGAGagtacatactggggagaaaccatacatcTGTGTGGTGTGTAGTAAGGGATGCCGAAGCAGTAGTCAGTTAAAAGAACATGAGAGagtacacactggagagaaaccatacatcTGTGTGGTGTGTAGTAAGGGATGCCGAAGCAATAGTCAGTTAAAAGAACATGAGAAAGTACACACTGGAGAAAAACCATTCAGTTGTGCAGTGTGTAGCAAagaatttagaaataaaagtaatcTTAACAGACACGAAAAGGTGCACACTGGAGTAAAACCGTACAATTGTTTAGtgtgtaataaaacatttgagAGTGAAAATGAACTTAAAAGACATGAGAGaacacatactggggagaaaccatacagttgtgtggTGTGTGGTAATGGATTCCGAAACAATACTCAGTTAAAAGAACATGAGAggatacatactggggagaaaccatacagttgtgtagtTTGTTGTAAAGAATTTAGAAGCAAAAGTAATCTTAACAGACATGAAAAACTGCACACTGGAGATAAACCATTCAACTGTTTAGtgtgtaataaaacatttgagAGTGAAATTGAACTTAAAAGACATGAGAGAATACATACCgaggagaaaccatacagttgtgtggTGTGTGGTAaagaatttaaaagtaaaagtaatcTTAACAGACATGAAAAGGTGCACACTGGAGAAAAACTGAACAACTgttttgtgtgtaataaaatattcatgagTGACAATGAACTTAAGAAACATGAGAGAATACATCCAGGGTTGTATAATGTGTCGTAA
- the LOC143230641 gene encoding uncharacterized protein LOC143230641 isoform X3: protein MEVLKNLNMKIELIPNEENVSSEVKFLENEKGNRKMPPCNPKSYLNNSCGKQSTKYHTIKKKFLFSESKSEKSVNPNIVNIFDKTLLWLNDKEKHKVFYSETNSCNKTVCEEELEINRDPKLNVRTHTEKKQHMCVVCGKQFVTQNNLKMHLRIHTGEKPYSCEVCTKRYQTSSQLKIHKRIHTGEKPYSCLVCSKSFAMSSYLQEHVRIHTGDKPYSCILCTKKCRSRSQLKVHQRIHTGEKPYACVVCNKKFRSKSQLNRHNKVHTGEKPYSCFVCGRKFVTNTCLQEHVRIHTGEKPYTCVLCNKGCRSNSQLKKHEKEHTGEKPYNCVVCDKTFVNKSHLNSHERLHTGEKPYKCVVCTKGFLINSQLKRHERVHTGEKPYTCVICDKKFRSKSQLNTHEKVHTGEKPYNCLVCGKRFKSKSQLNTHEKVHTGEKLYSCLVCGKRFVTNTWLQEHVRIHTGEKPYSCVVCAKGFRNNIQLNDHERVHTGEKPYICVVCSKGCRSSSQLKEHERVHTGEKPYICVVCSKGCRSNSQLKEHEKVHTGEKPFSCAVCSKEFRNKSNLNRHEKVHTGVKPYNCLVCNKTFESENELKRHERTHTGEKPYSCVVCGNGFRNNTQLKEHERIHTGEKPYSCVVCCKEFRSKSNLNRHEKLHTGDKPFNCLVCNKTFESEIELKRHERIHTEEKPYSCVVCGKEFKSKSNLNRHEKVHTGEKLNNCFVCNKIFMSDNELKKHERIHPGLYNVS from the coding sequence atccAAAGTCATATTTGAACAACAGTTGTGGAAAGCAGTCGACTAAATAtcataccataaaaaaaaaatttctcttTTCCGAATCAAAGAGTGAGAAATCTGTAAAtccaaatattgttaatatatttgataaaacacTGTTGTggttaaatgacaaagaaaaacataaagtttTCTACAGTGAAACTAACTCATGCAATAAAACTGTTTGTGAAGAAGAGTTGGAAATAAATCGAGACCCAAAATTAAATGTAAGGACACACactgagaaaaaacaacacatgtGTGTAGTGTGTGGTAAACAGTTTGTGacacagaataatttaaaaatgcatctgagaatacacactggagagaaaccatacagttgtgagGTGTGTACAAAACGATATCAAACAAGCAGTCAGTTAAAAATACACAAGAgaatacatactggagagaaaccatacagctgTTTAGTTTGTAGTAAATCATTTGCAATGAGTTCCTATCTACAGGAACATGTGAGGATACACACTGGAGACAAACCATACAGCTGTATTTTGTGTACTAAAAAATGTCGAAGCAGGAGTCAACTGAAAGTACATCAAaggatacacactggggagaaaccatatgCTTGTGTGGtgtgtaataaaaaatttagaagTAAAAGTCAACTCAACAGACATAACAAGGtgcacactggagagaaaccatacagttgtttcGTGTGTGGAAGAAAATTTGTAACAAATACCTGTCTACAAGAACATGtgagaatacacactggagagaaaccatacactTGTGTGCTGTGTAATAAAGGATGTCGCAGCAATAGTCAGTTAAAAAAACATGAGAAAgaacacactggagagaaaccttacaattGTGTGGTTTGTGAcaaaacatttgtgaataaaaGTCATCTCAACAGCCATGAGAGgctacacactggagagaaaccgtACAAATGTGTAGTGTGTACAAAAGGATTTCTAATCAATAGTCAGTTAAAAAGGCACGAGAGAGTACACACTGGTGAAAAACCATACACATGtgtaatttgtgataaaaaatttagAAGTAAAAGTCAACTTAATACACATGAGAAGGtgcacactggagagaaaccttacaattGTTTAGTGTGTGGTAaaagatttaaaagtaaaagCCAACTCAACACACATGAGAAggtacacactggagagaaactaTACAGTTGTTTAGTGTGTGGAAAAAGATTTGTAACAAATACCTGGCTACAAGAACATGtgagaatacacactggagagaaaccatacagttgtgtggTGTGTGCTAAGGGATTTCGAAACAATATTCAGTTAAACGACCATGAGAGagtacatactggggagaaaccatacatcTGTGTGGTGTGTAGTAAGGGATGCCGAAGCAGTAGTCAGTTAAAAGAACATGAGAGagtacacactggagagaaaccatacatcTGTGTGGTGTGTAGTAAGGGATGCCGAAGCAATAGTCAGTTAAAAGAACATGAGAAAGTACACACTGGAGAAAAACCATTCAGTTGTGCAGTGTGTAGCAAagaatttagaaataaaagtaatcTTAACAGACACGAAAAGGTGCACACTGGAGTAAAACCGTACAATTGTTTAGtgtgtaataaaacatttgagAGTGAAAATGAACTTAAAAGACATGAGAGaacacatactggggagaaaccatacagttgtgtggTGTGTGGTAATGGATTCCGAAACAATACTCAGTTAAAAGAACATGAGAggatacatactggggagaaaccatacagttgtgtagtTTGTTGTAAAGAATTTAGAAGCAAAAGTAATCTTAACAGACATGAAAAACTGCACACTGGAGATAAACCATTCAACTGTTTAGtgtgtaataaaacatttgagAGTGAAATTGAACTTAAAAGACATGAGAGAATACATACCgaggagaaaccatacagttgtgtggTGTGTGGTAaagaatttaaaagtaaaagtaatcTTAACAGACATGAAAAGGTGCACACTGGAGAAAAACTGAACAACTgttttgtgtgtaataaaatattcatgagTGACAATGAACTTAAGAAACATGAGAGAATACATCCAGGGTTGTATAATGTGTCGTAA